The Polynucleobacter sp. MWH-UH35A genomic interval TTTTCCTTTGTCAGCAACGATAAAGCTATGCTCGCAACCATCCCAGCTAAGTTTGCCGGCATTAAATACACCATGAAACATATTGCTAATACCAACCAACTCCGCCACTCGAGAATTTCTAGGTTTTTGAAAGAGGGTTCGCGGCGCAGCAGATTGCAAGCTAATGCCTTTATCAATAACGGTAATCTGATCAGCAAGCAAATCCGCTTCCCTTAAGTCATGCGTTACTAGCAGGATGGGAATGTTTAAGTCTTTGCGTAAATCGGCAAGTGTTTTATAGAGGCTTTGACGTGTTGGCGTGTCTACTGCCGAAAATGGTTCGTCGAGTAGCAAAATTTTGGGGTTGCGTGCCAATGCACGCGCTAGTGCTACCCGCTGTTGTTGTCCACCAGAGAGTTGATGTGGCATGCGGTTCGCAAGATCCAATATGCCCATACGATTTAGTAAGTCTTGAGCTGCTGCCTTGCGTTCTGCTGAGGAGAGTGCAGAATTATGGAGGGGGATGATGATGTTCTCAATAGCTGAGAGATGTGGAAATAGGGCGTATTGCTGAAATAAAAATCCACAGGATCGCTCTGCTGGCGGAAGATTCGTTGTAACACCAGAGACCTCGTTGGCCTCAAACCATGTCTTTCCGTCACACTCAATTTTTCCGGTTTTCGCCAAGCTAAGACCGGCGATTGCTCTTAGCACACTGGTTTTGCCGCTTCCAGATGGGCCCACTAAAGCGTGAAGCTGACCCGCAGCACATTCCAAGGTTATCTGAAGTGGATTTGGCGCTGTTTGGCTAATTTTTAGTTTAAGCATTAGCCTCTACCTCGGTTGGAGTGGCGGAACGATTTTCCAAACACCCCATAGGAAACCGCAATTGCGATAAGAGATATTCCGAGAAGCAATGAGGCCAGGGCACCTGCGCCTGCAGTGTCAAAGCTTTGCACCTTGTCATATATCGAAATGGCAACGGTTTTGGTTTCGCCGGGAATAGCTCCGCCAACCATCAAAACAACGCCAAATTCTCCGAGAGTATGAGCAAAAGTCAAAACCGCAGCGCTAGTAATGCCTCGCCATGCAAGTGGTAGCTCTATTAAACGAAAGATTTGCCATTTAGATAGTCCGCTGACCTGAGCTGCCTCTCTGATATCTGGGTTAATAGCCTCAAAAGCACGCTGAATTGGTTGAATGGCAAACGGTAGGTTGACGATGAGGGAGGCGATGAGGATTCCTGCGAATGAGAATACCAAGGGGATGCCAAATACACTTTTTCCACTCAGTCCTACTAATAGGTAGTAGCCAAGCACTGTTGGTGGTAATACTAGGGGGAGTGCTAATGCAGCCTCAATCCAGGGTTTACTTTTATTAAGCTGTAGCAGGGAATGTGCCACCCAGACCCCAAATGGGATGATGAGGGCTAAGGTCCATAAAGCCAGCTTTAGCGAGAGGAAAATTGCGTCCGAATCCATGATCTGATTGTATTGCTAAGCAATATAAGGGTATCTCACTATATCGAATGTATTGGCGACAAGGTCAAATATATGCGCATACACGCATATATCCACATATATCTTTAAGGCATCGCATAAATTGAAATCAAGGGTTCAAAAAGCAACCAAAAATTTGTCTCCAAAACAAATGGAGAAGGTATTTTCTCAAGTTGCCGCCTATTTCAATGTGTTGTCTGAGCCTGCGCGCTTACGCATTATGTATGCGGTCTGTAGTGGAGAAAAATCTGTTTCTGAAGTTGTTGAGATGTGTGGCACGAGTCAGGCCAATGTATCGCGACACTTGCTGGCCTTGAACAAGGCTGGAATCTTGGTGAGGCGAAAAGAGGGTGTCACGGTTTATTACTCGATTGCAGATACTGCAACCGTTGAAATGTGTCAAACAGTCTGCGCAAAGATCGCAGAAGGTATTCATTAAGTTTGCAGTTAATCACTTATAAGTAGAGGTCAAATGACTAAGAAGCAAATTGAATTGAGCGCTGAGGATATCTCCGCGATTGAGAAGCCTGCCAATCGGGCTCGTTTGGTTAAAGCGCCAGAGCACTTTATCTCTCAAGAATTAATTGCCGACATCAATGCCAATGGTCTTGATGAAACGCGTCGCGGTTTCTTGCGCAAAGGGTTTATGTCAGCAGTTGGCGGCGCCGCAGCAGGCTTGGCTGCGCCACTGGCTTTTGCTGCTGGTGAGGGTGATCCAGCGATTCTTGAAAAACAAGAGTGGCAGACTACGCTTGGCAAGAATGTGGCCACAATGCCCTATGGCGTGCCATCAATTTATGAATCCAATTTAATTCGCCGTGAGTCACCAGGTTTAACACGCGTCTCAGCAGCTTCAGTTGCATTTACTCCTTTGCAAGGTTTGTTTGGAACCATTACGCCTAATGGATTGCATTTTGAGCGTCACCATCAAGGTTGGTACAACCTGAATCCTGAAACCCATCGCTTGATGGTGAACGGTATGGTTAAAAATGCACGTGTATTTACGATGAACGATTTGATGAGATTGCCATCGGTATCGCGCACACACTTTATTGAGTGCGGCGCCAATACTGGTTTGGAGTGGGGTAACGTTGCAGTACCAACTGTGCAATATACCCATGGCATGCTCTCTTGCTGTGAATTTACTGGCGTACCTCTCAAGGTATTGTTAGATGAGTGCGGCGCTGATCTGAAAAAAGGGAAGTTCTTACTTGCAGAGGGTGGTGATGGTTCCGGCATGACTCGTACGATCAATTTAGAAAGTTGCCTTGATGACACCATCGTAGCTTGGAGTATGAATGGTGAAATGCTGCGCCCAGAAAACGGTTTCCCGCTGCGCTTAGTTGTGCCTGGAGTTCAAGGCGTCAGCTGGGTTAAATGGTTACGTCGCCTTGAAGTAGGTGATATGCCTTGGAATGCTAAAGACGAAGCAGTTCATTACATTGAACTGATGCCGGATGGAATTCATCGTCAATACGCCTCTATTCAAGAATGTAAATCTGTAATCACTACACCTTCTGGTGGTCAGCAATTGCTCGACAAGGGTTTCTATAACGTCAGTGGCATGGCTTGGTCCGGCCGCGGCAAGATAAGGCGTGTGGATGTTTCATTTGATGGAGGCAATAACTGGCGTCAAGCGCGCTTGGAAACGCCAATTCTCACTAAGTCAATTACCCGTTTCAATATTGATTGGGTGTGGGATGGCTCACCAGCAATATTGCAATCCAGGGCGGTGGATGACACGGGTTATATCCAACCTGCGATTAAAACTTTGCGCAATGTTCGTGGTACACGTTCGATTTATCACAACAATGCAATTCAGTCTTGGAAATTAGATTCAAACGGTGAGGTGAGCAATGTACAAGTTGGGTAAATCGATTGCTCGTTTAGGGCTGTTGTCCGCAGGATTGCTGGCTGCTAATTTTGCTTATGCGCAAAGTACTCAGGGCTCTGCCAAATTTCCTGGAGTGGGCCGCAATGCTACCCCAGCTGAAGTGGCGGCATGGGATATTGATGTACGCCCCGATTTCAAAGGGTTGCCCAAAGGGTCTGGATCGGTAGATCAAGGCCAAACAATTTGGGAAGCCAAATGCGCTAGTTGCCACGGAATTTTCGGTGAATCAAATGAGATTTTTACGCCGATTACTGGCGGTACGACCAAGGATGATGTTAAGACTGGAAGAGTCGCCTCTCTTGCGGATATGAAGCAGCCACAGAGAACCACTTTGATGAAGGTTCCTACTGTTTCTACTTTGTGGGATTACATCTATCGTGCAATGCCGTGGAATGCACCAAGATCTTTAACTCCAGATGAGACATATGCTTTGGTTGCTTTTATCTTGAGCATTGGCGAGGTAGTTCCGGATGACTTTGTATTGAGCAATACCAATATTGCTGAAGTGCAAGCCAAAATGCCTAACCGCAATGGTATGACCAGAAAGCATGGTTTCTGGAATGTCAAAGATAAGCCTGACGTCAATGGTTCTTCTTGCATGAATAATTGCGTGCCATTTGTGCAAATTGGATCTACCTTGCCTGATTTTGCGCGTGATGCGCATGGCAATATTGCAGAGCAAAATCGCTTATATGGCCCATATCGCGGTGCTGACACCACTAAGCCGCCAATTTCAAAACTACCAGGTGCATCAGGAGAAGGGCTAGCCCACGCTAAGGATACCCATGCCAATGCCCCCAAGGGTGCTGCAGCCTTATTTAAAAATGAGAATTGCTCTGCCTGTCATGCTCCAAACGCTAAACTGGTTGGACCTTCAATAGCGGATATTTCTGCTAAATATAAAGACCAAAGCGGTGCCTTAGATAAACTGATGGCTAAGGTAAAGAATGGTGGATCTGGAGTTTGGGGTTCAATACCGATGCCGCCACAATCGCAATTATCAGATGCAGATCGCAAAACGCTCGTGGAGTGGGTGCTATCAGGGGGTAAATAAGAAGGGGGCTTTTGAATAACCCGCATGGTTTATTGGAAAGCAGATAATATATTCATAGTAAGAGATTAATAAAGGAGTTTTTATGAATCAGCAGCGACGCAGTTTATTGAAATATTCAGCCGTATTCGGATTGATGGCTTCTGCGGGTCTTATTAGCGTAGCCCAAGCTCAAGAGTGGAATAAAGCCGCATTCGAAGGCAAGAGTCTTGATGACGTATTCAAAATCTTGGGAGCAGGTAGCCCGGACAAGTCTGGTGCAGTGACTTTGAATGCCCCTGACATTGCAGAGAATGGTGCAGTAGTTCCTGTTGGAATTACAACCACACTGAAAGCTGAGCAAATGGCAATCTTGGTTGAGAAAAACCCAAGCGCCTTAGCTGCTCAATTCTTTATCCCTTCCGGCACTGAGCCATTTGTTACTACTCGTATCAAGATGGGTCAAACCTCTAATGTTTACGCTTTAGTAAAAGCGGATGGCAAGTGGAGCATGGCCGTTAAGGAAGTGAAAGTTACTTTAGGCGGTTGCGGCGGTTAACCCCCCCCAACAACTAAATCATTAATTAATTACTAGATTAAAAGAGGAAAACATGGCTGATCCAATGCGCGTAAGAGCTGCTGAGAACGGTGGAATTGTGGATGTAAAGATTTTGATGAAGCACGATATGGAGTCTGGTCAGCGTAAAGATGCTGCTGGCAAAACCATTCCGGCATGGTTCATCAGCACAATTAATGTCAAAGCAAATGGCAAAGATGTATTGAATGGTCAGTTTGGCCCAGCAGTTTCTAAGGATCCATTCTTGAACTTCAAGTACAAGGGCGCCAAAGGTGACAAGATTGTTGTGAGCTGGGTAGATAGCAAGGGCGACAAGCGCACTGACGAAGCTACTGCTTCTTAATTCGCTTTTGTACTAATAAATCTTTACCGTCTCAAGAGTTTTGAAAGGGTTGCAAATGCAGCGTAAATTTTCTTTAGGTTTAGCCACGGGTGTAACGGCTGCTTTATTAATGGTCACATCATCTGTTTCAGCGCAAAAGAGTGCTACAGACGATATTGCAAAATATCGTGAGA includes:
- a CDS encoding metalloregulator ArsR/SmtB family transcription factor; translation: MKSRVQKATKNLSPKQMEKVFSQVAAYFNVLSEPARLRIMYAVCSGEKSVSEVVEMCGTSQANVSRHLLALNKAGILVRRKEGVTVYYSIADTATVEMCQTVCAKIAEGIH
- the modB gene encoding molybdate ABC transporter permease subunit, which codes for MDSDAIFLSLKLALWTLALIIPFGVWVAHSLLQLNKSKPWIEAALALPLVLPPTVLGYYLLVGLSGKSVFGIPLVFSFAGILIASLIVNLPFAIQPIQRAFEAINPDIREAAQVSGLSKWQIFRLIELPLAWRGITSAAVLTFAHTLGEFGVVLMVGGAIPGETKTVAISIYDKVQSFDTAGAGALASLLLGISLIAIAVSYGVFGKSFRHSNRGRG
- a CDS encoding ABC transporter ATP-binding protein — translated: MLKLKISQTAPNPLQITLECAAGQLHALVGPSGSGKTSVLRAIAGLSLAKTGKIECDGKTWFEANEVSGVTTNLPPAERSCGFLFQQYALFPHLSAIENIIIPLHNSALSSAERKAAAQDLLNRMGILDLANRMPHQLSGGQQQRVALARALARNPKILLLDEPFSAVDTPTRQSLYKTLADLRKDLNIPILLVTHDLREADLLADQITVIDKGISLQSAAPRTLFQKPRNSRVAELVGISNMFHGVFNAGKLSWDGCEHSFIVADKGKIPPNVQVAWVIPQSGLSVHKESSKTSICATILEISTLGQMAAVQLQIQNSDHQIEWLASSSEIKRLNMDAGSLMHLELDGSQIHIMPLRPINDPRRFVDH
- the soxC gene encoding sulfite dehydrogenase; amino-acid sequence: MEKPANRARLVKAPEHFISQELIADINANGLDETRRGFLRKGFMSAVGGAAAGLAAPLAFAAGEGDPAILEKQEWQTTLGKNVATMPYGVPSIYESNLIRRESPGLTRVSAASVAFTPLQGLFGTITPNGLHFERHHQGWYNLNPETHRLMVNGMVKNARVFTMNDLMRLPSVSRTHFIECGANTGLEWGNVAVPTVQYTHGMLSCCEFTGVPLKVLLDECGADLKKGKFLLAEGGDGSGMTRTINLESCLDDTIVAWSMNGEMLRPENGFPLRLVVPGVQGVSWVKWLRRLEVGDMPWNAKDEAVHYIELMPDGIHRQYASIQECKSVITTPSGGQQLLDKGFYNVSGMAWSGRGKIRRVDVSFDGGNNWRQARLETPILTKSITRFNIDWVWDGSPAILQSRAVDDTGYIQPAIKTLRNVRGTRSIYHNNAIQSWKLDSNGEVSNVQVG
- the soxY gene encoding thiosulfate oxidation carrier protein SoxY — protein: MNQQRRSLLKYSAVFGLMASAGLISVAQAQEWNKAAFEGKSLDDVFKILGAGSPDKSGAVTLNAPDIAENGAVVPVGITTTLKAEQMAILVEKNPSALAAQFFIPSGTEPFVTTRIKMGQTSNVYALVKADGKWSMAVKEVKVTLGGCGG
- a CDS encoding c-type cytochrome, whose protein sequence is MYKLGKSIARLGLLSAGLLAANFAYAQSTQGSAKFPGVGRNATPAEVAAWDIDVRPDFKGLPKGSGSVDQGQTIWEAKCASCHGIFGESNEIFTPITGGTTKDDVKTGRVASLADMKQPQRTTLMKVPTVSTLWDYIYRAMPWNAPRSLTPDETYALVAFILSIGEVVPDDFVLSNTNIAEVQAKMPNRNGMTRKHGFWNVKDKPDVNGSSCMNNCVPFVQIGSTLPDFARDAHGNIAEQNRLYGPYRGADTTKPPISKLPGASGEGLAHAKDTHANAPKGAAALFKNENCSACHAPNAKLVGPSIADISAKYKDQSGALDKLMAKVKNGGSGVWGSIPMPPQSQLSDADRKTLVEWVLSGGK
- the soxZ gene encoding thiosulfate oxidation carrier complex protein SoxZ; translation: MADPMRVRAAENGGIVDVKILMKHDMESGQRKDAAGKTIPAWFISTINVKANGKDVLNGQFGPAVSKDPFLNFKYKGAKGDKIVVSWVDSKGDKRTDEATAS